The DNA window CACGACAAATTACGAAGAAAATGACACGGCCGGTACTACAAATTCCTACTACAATTACTCACACTATTATTTgagtacatatatatatatataatcatattGTCTTGCTATCAGTTTGCTCTTTTTCGGATAGGCAAATTGATACCCAAAACTTTGTTTTTGCATCCCAATTCAGTACCAATATAGATTTATGTATCGAATTGCCAATTTCTCGAGGCATGACCATTTTCATAAATTAGCAGCTAATTATATATAGTCCCCTattttcattttccaaatcTGACACTTCATCTGGATTAACTGTTTTTGGAGgtgttttgaaaaattttactataatagagtttttagagtatattttgggatatttaaaagtaatagagtttttagaatatgttttaaaatatttttaaacattatattgctatttatttcattattgatttttttattgACTATATATGTTTTATCTGTTTGCATCCTAGTCCAAATTTCCCTTTATTTCTTTCATTACTATAATGTTTTATTTGACTAAATTGAGTGTAACTATTTCAggttttcagattttttttggTACTACTATTACTATTATGGTTGTACGTTTTCGCCAACACTATCGCACACTTTCCTGCTACTTTCTAGTGTATCAATTTTTTAGAATCTACAGTACATGGAATTGGATTGAACCGGTTTTCCTGTATtatatagaaaagaaaaatgaagcaTTTCTAGTTTGGAATTGGGAGAGAGATTTTAAGCACCATCGTCATAAAATTTCGATAATTAGTCCAGCATATCCTTGCAATAGTGTTATCTCCTGAGTAACTCCAAATACATTTAGATTTTTGTACAAGAAATTGAGACGGGAACATGATAAATGTAAAGTAATATGTTTACATATTACATATTAAGGTAATATGTAAATGAGATGGGGAAGCATTTCCAGTTTGGGATTGGGAGAGAGATTTTAAGCACCATCATCATAAAAATGCCGATAATTAGTCCAGCATATCCTTGCAATAGTGTTATCTTCTGAGTAACTCCAAATACATTTAGATTTTTGTACAAGAAATTGAGACGGGGACATGATAAATGTAAGGTAATATGTTTATTATCTGTTAGTCCGCTTAACatatttgcttgttttgcttgTATGTGTAAAATTTTTGTTTGCATATGTGTAAAATTAGCAGCACACTCGAATGGAAAATGCTAGTTGGGAGGATTTATTTAAATTCGTATCAATACTTGAATTGTGCAGAAATTCATAAAAATCAAGTTTCTTATACTTGCTCCTATTGCTGATGACACCTGTTGATGAACAATTGAGTTTGTCGTCGTGTAATATTGAAGAGCGCTTGAAGTCATACAAAGGATATGTCTATCTAACCTGAAGCATTTGATTGACGCGATACGTTGTGCTACATTGCTAATTTATGTTGCTACGAAAAAAATGTTTTAGAAAAATAGATGGTAGTCCGCAATGTTTGAGGAAACATACTTTGAGTAATATACCTCAAAGTTGCGGATAGCCGAGGGACATACATGAGCCACACAATAATCTGAGCCCACATAGTTATCTAATTTGAGCCTACACAATAATCTGAGTCCAGAAAGGGTTATCGGATTAGAATGCCAAAATCATAGGTATTAAACCCGACTCGGCCCGGCGGTTCAATCGGTCAACCCGGTGAATCGGCCATGAAACCGGGTTAGGTTTGTAATTGGATCGTTTGTGCAAGAAGCCCGTTGACTTTTCAACGAATCGGCGATTTAACCGGTCAACTCGATTGAACCGGACGATTTTGTAAGGAACTCGATTTTGGGATAAAAATGATTAGAAGATGTTCTAATGCTGATTCGAACCTCAGACCTCAAGTATAAAGGTTAAGCGCACTCACCACTTGCCCAACAGCTCACTTGGTGCTTATTCACTGCTTCTATATTATATATTagatttttattcttattttatttcttcaaaacagaatttgttTGAAAtctgttaataaaattttattattcccTAAACtttataaattattaaatggatttaaaaaataatatattacacaattcattttaaaaacaaatattattcttaataaccttttgcacttaaaattcgtaaataaattagataattacacttagataatattttatacttgaagttttgtggattactaattaaattgaggttttgttaattcttataagaattaatgattCTATAATAAATTGGACTAATTGAATATTTACTATAATATAGTTTATTATAGTTTTAACTTTTAACCatatcaaaaattataaaaacttaatatttaaatatatgtagtgaccCACCGGTTGGACCACTCATCCATTGATTAAACCAAtaacccgttgacccacctcTTTCATCGGGTTCCTCTCCGGGCCGGGTTTAGTAACTATGGCCAAAATATTTTTATCCTTTTACTTTCTCTTCTTAGCCACTGGTTGCTAGTGACTTTTCGTTCTTTTGGTTTTCTGGAGCTATGTAAATCAAAATTGTGTATTTAagtggaaaattttgaaagcgTGCTATTTCACTCGAAACAACTACACGCCTTTCCGAACATTAATTTGATGAAGGCGGTTGTGCTTGAGTACGCCTATGTAAGGAATCCTGGGATAGAGGATTGCAGGAAGATTAAGAGCTATATATGGCAAGATACGGTCTTGGCCAAGGTTGAAGAAGTTTCGCTTCTATTTTGATAATTCTTACTCTTCCAAAGCCATATCAAGGATTCAAACGGATCAAAAAAACAGGAGAACAAGGAAACCAAGAGAGAACTAACAAGTCCTAATAGTTAAAGAAACTTCCTAGTTCAATCTTGTAGAAGGGCATGAAGATTTGGGTCAAACCCCTTCACCTTGCACCTGTGGTTGTTGACTTGACAACCTCGGAGGGACAAAAATACAGTCATACTGAAGCAGCTGGAAAGGTCTCTCATTACAGTTGCTCGGGGAAGTAGCTTGGTGCATCAATCGATTTCTCAAATACACAGATTATAATATCGTACATGGAGAAAGTCTATTGATTAATTTATGTCATGATGTCCAATGGATCTCTATTGGATATAATTAAGCACGATATTTGACATGTACAATATTTATAGATGTGAATGTATATTAATACATTTCAATGTTACATGGCACGAGGTCTATGTAGTCGTCTTGTCCACTTGTTCCCCGTGGCTTATAGCCTTAGTCTTTGGAATAGCATTGAAAAGAAATGGCAggtttccttgcattttggctaGCAGGCAGGAGCGGTCCATAACTCGGCGGTTTTCACTTTAGATACACTCTCTAACACTTCGAAAGGAGCAATGTCTCCAATCACCACCACCATCTTGCTTTCCAGGTCTACTTCATAAGATGTCACTCCTTTCCAGCCACAAAGAGTTAGAAAGAGCATAATCACGTTTTGATAAAACAGTCTGctccttcctttttttatttttttggaaaaaaattacttgatcgattttatttaaaatattgtGAATCTGTTATCTGGAGGTGGCTGGACTCTCTGAGAGGTTGCTAAGGATCTAGATCAATTTGCATTTCTGGTGCCGTCGATAACCCGTAATAGACGGCTCAAACTTTAACTGCAAGATTCTGGACATTAAGATTTTAGCTTAGTACGTCTCTCGTTCAAATGTGAGGGATCAATGTAAtctcaaaattttgtttcattttagaatggattaatcttttataaattaataatatatatgtaCTCACCATTAGATGAGGTATGAgaattaatttaaatttgaacttaaaattataattttgtatatatatatatatatatatcaagtaTCTAGCGGTGATAAAGTGTACACTTTTAATGCGTGTAAGTTTAACACTTTTAGAATTTGGACTTTCAATGAGCATTCGACTTCGTGCCTGAAATCCGGATGGTAGGAAAGGTAACTTCATATTGCCTTTGTACAAAGCGGTGAGGCCTAAACAGACTTATGTCAAATAGTACTGGACAATACATTATAGATGGGATGAGTTCTCGCAACTTTTccacaccaagaatttcaacgGTTTAGAATTcatcattcatctaagatcattCGATATACATTGTTTGGATGAGTCCTAGATGAATCACAACCggtcattttattttttggttggtGTTTTGCGAGGTGTCATTAAATTTTAACAATCAATTTTCTCATACTAACGTAGCATGAGAAAATTGCTACCATTTTCTGTGTATTGGCCGGCAAGATTCCTTTCCCTCACATTTATTTAGTGGAACAGGAAAAGATTGATTTAGCAGAAGATTCAGTTCTTACTTGCTAGTCTATTCGACTGGGAAAGTCATTGTTAAGTATGATGACGAATGGAGACATGATTTGGTAATTACCTTCCATCTTGGAGATATGCTTCTTGACTTTCCTTGCGCATCCATTGCAGTGCATCGACACTTTTAGCACAACCGTCTGGATCAATACAGCGACAGATAATTTAACAAGCTGGGAGTCATTTGGCATGtcgaatggaaaaaaaaaaattgaacggGATAATCAGCACAGGCATTATACTCCAAAACTTTAACCTTACTTTTTAACTCTGTTAAGTTGACCAATGGCTCGAACTTATGGAATATCAGGTACTGTTATGATTATTATTTGTTACGCAGAAGATAAGCAAATCCAGTTATTAAATCCTTCATAGTTGGTACTTAAGTTCCAAAACTTCGACATGAATGCAGCTGCAGACAGGCGATGATTTGAGGCGGTCACAAAATCTCCTGGTTCTAGAAAGTGAATGATTAAACTAAAGAAGCACCGCATAGCAAACGCGGTGACTAGAGTTTTTGCATTACATGTATGCTACAGGACAAAAtgcaacaaaaaatgagatGCAACCCCGTAGATTTTTCAGTTTAACAGACTGGAATCTGGCAATTTTAAGGGGATGCGATTTTTAACCAATTGGCACATTTACTGCTGACTGCTGCTGTGGCAAGTATTAATGAGGAAGTGTTTACCTTGGGCTTCAATTGAAGAGCCAGGGTCGGGGGTGCAGAAATAACATCCTTGATTTTCACCAACTGGCCAGTTTCAGGTGTTGTAATCAGTGGCTTGCTTTCTAGCTCACGCTCATCTTCTGAGGCATAGTTATTGATGCAGAGACAAGAGCCTGATCcagaagaagaaagacaaaaacgATCCAAAACTCTGCCAAAACTCAGCTTCCCCATTCAACCTTGTCCCAGCCACTCACTCAAAGCAAATTCTTTGGTCTAAAGGCTAATAAGAAAATGGTCTAGTCGTAGAAGTAGCCAGTACTTGCCCATGCGTTCCCAACTGCTGGTGGTGCTATAGTACTAGTAGCATTATTTAAAAACAAGAAAGCATTAAATGATGACAAGGTAAAGGTCAATTTTCATGGGAATGACAAAAAGCTTATCAGAAACCAATGAAGGTAATGTGGAAGGGAAGAGTTTTCATGACTCTCGAGACCCCATCACTTTTCTTGGTAGATTAACTGAAAGTAAAAGTGGGTGATACCCAATGGAAAGGCTTTACCAATTGTGATCAGCCCCAACTAGATTTTGTCATGTGATTGGGCACAAAAGATCGTAGCACGAAATTAATTCTTCAACGTACATCTTCATGTGAGGTGGTTAGCTAACTTAGCTCGAGTGTTACGTACAAGTGAAGTGAGCATTTGCTTCATGTGACTAAATCCAACGAAACTGATTCAATCGCTTCAAAAGAAGTTTAATCATGAAGCATAATCCACACCAAAGGTTTCGAGAAAGCTGAGGATTGGACTACTGACGAATTTTTTAGGACAAGTGGAAGTGTCTAacgttaattttttttttttttcacataatcCTCTTACTATACTAGCCCCTTAGTTTTTCAAGTTAATTATCTCGATTCTCATCTAACTTTTCCACGAATCCTCCGACGCACAaagcaacaaaagcaagaaatCAACATAGACGAAAGATGTATAATTATAGAACCGCCCAAAGCCGGCCCCGTGTCCAAGTTACCATATACAAGCCGTCAAGAGTTTCGTTAATTATTTGTTAATCTACTGTATGTTTGAAACGAGTACTCAATAATTGTCATAAAGAAATGTTTCCAGTTATCAGTTCATATGATGTCACGCTACTGAACTTGTATATGAAAAAACAGTGCGCTTTTAATCCTGTAATGTCGTTTGCAGTTTGCAGATTGGCGCCATATATGTAACAGCATTAGATAAGTCATGTATGGTAGCCATACAGGGGATAGCAGCATTTGTCTAGACTAGACTAGACCTTGTAAATTACACCATGCAAAAGGCAAAAAGCCTCGTAGGGAAGTCAATTATTGAAAGTGCAGGAGACTTTGGTGGCCTCTTAACTCTATGAATCgctgagagagagaggaagagaggcTCGCTGAATTATTGTTCGGCCGACTACTGCATTTCTATTCCAGTTTAGTGGGTCTTATTGTCAACAGGTTGGTCCATGTGACGATGATTGTGAGAAAGAATACAAATGTGCAAAAGCTAGTGGACTGGTGAGTTCATACTTCATATAATTCATTCATGTCTTGCACGTGCGTCTCACATGAGCCTTCTTGCTAGCAACCAAAAGAACGCATTGGAAGTGTTTCAAGTTTGAGTGCATCTACTGGGACGCTATGTCCCCCCTTCCCCCCAGCTTTTATTAAGAATTAAGCATTGATGACGAGAAGAAAGTTTATGGTAGTATCCGTCCACTGTTCGTGCTATGGATTTTCTGGGTTTTTTCTCTTTCAGGGGCGCCCTTTGCAAAATGCTGGTGCTAAAATGGTGCAGACGAAGCTTAACAGACATCATCAAAGTAGATATGGATAGGAATAGGGTTCACTTTGCTTGTTTAGGACACTGACAAGcg is part of the Coffea eugenioides isolate CCC68of chromosome 6, Ceug_1.0, whole genome shotgun sequence genome and encodes:
- the LOC113775255 gene encoding heavy metal-associated isoprenylated plant protein 35, whose amino-acid sequence is MGKLSFGRVLDRFCLSSSGSGSCLCINNYASEDERELESKPLITTPETGQLVKIKDVISAPPTLALQLKPKTVVLKVSMHCNGCARKVKKHISKMEGVTSYEVDLESKMVVVIGDIAPFEVLESVSKVKTAELWTAPAC